The Vicinamibacteria bacterium genome contains a region encoding:
- a CDS encoding Npt1/Npt2 family nucleotide transporter — MPFLRLVNVHPGEGRRVFGMFALLGLIIATSYILKPVRSSVFLSQFGAERLPYVYLLVALVLGFVAAGFARLSSRTNVVRLFVGAAALFASHIVLFWIALVMDWIWTGFVFYVWVSIFTALMPSLFWLLANYVFYSNEGRRLFPVVMAGGLLGSIAGGALTSLLVPVVGTSGLLLSAAGLLILVAFLVRWNVAREAERITERRFDLARSERSHAVSDESSPLALVARSRYLRLLAALIVLATLVSTLVDYQFNVAAEDSFPTRDALTRFFGTFFAGINVVAFALQLLVAGRLLGRFGVAAGLVLLPAALLGSSLFLFAMPSLVSAALVKASDDGLSNSVNRASVEILYLPVSLALKNRLKAWLDMFVERVSRGLGGLTLLAATTLLSMPPTQIGLLVAFLTVPWLVLVVWLNREYVNTFRDSIARRDITDLTAHLTDPASLSVFQQVLAGDDTREILYALELLAGTEDELLLRQAASLTDHPSAEIRRAAFRLLRGAAASPIDQLERRVLDEEPRVAAEAFALFLRVDPDGANRTLDFVIERNDVERIRAVLDCLEQSETTLSDLVLERIVRDRVYDETAGARMLAAQALGFLTTPPDALPSWLVRLLGDPDIEVARRAARSAGRLRVTEAFPALVEQLRRPPLRVEARRALARYGPEALDGLSGLLRDDTQEIDLRRAIPQAVAEIDGQDGVEVLFDILPQDDQRLHYQAIKGLSKLRSRNPTLRFPRTEVERLVEHERAALLDLARLTASIRRYPPEEGTSHALLLLVLDERIEFTRERIFRLLGLQYAQGEIASVFNRLAHARPAIRSAALEYLANLLSKSHRRSLLPLLEAESSPSIYRHGLELTGVRAPAFAEALGRLALSTDDWLAACAITVAGDKGLAASLPGLEELREHKSPRVREAVKHAVKPALGSRGPGRP; from the coding sequence ATGCCTTTCTTGCGACTCGTGAACGTCCACCCCGGTGAGGGTCGTCGTGTCTTCGGGATGTTTGCCCTTCTCGGGCTCATCATCGCCACGAGCTACATCTTGAAGCCGGTTCGGAGCTCTGTTTTTCTGAGCCAGTTCGGCGCCGAGAGACTTCCCTACGTCTATCTCCTGGTAGCCCTGGTGCTCGGATTCGTCGCCGCGGGGTTCGCCAGGCTTTCCTCGCGCACGAACGTGGTTCGGCTCTTCGTCGGTGCCGCGGCGTTGTTCGCTTCCCACATCGTCCTGTTCTGGATCGCCCTCGTGATGGATTGGATTTGGACGGGATTCGTCTTCTACGTCTGGGTGAGCATCTTTACGGCGCTCATGCCGTCACTGTTTTGGCTCCTCGCGAACTACGTCTTCTACTCCAACGAGGGCCGACGCCTGTTTCCGGTGGTCATGGCGGGAGGGCTGCTCGGTTCCATTGCCGGCGGGGCGCTCACGTCGCTCCTCGTACCCGTCGTGGGAACATCCGGATTACTTCTTTCCGCGGCCGGTCTCCTGATCCTCGTCGCGTTCCTCGTTCGCTGGAACGTGGCCCGAGAGGCGGAGCGCATCACCGAGCGTCGCTTCGACCTCGCTCGGAGCGAGCGAAGCCACGCCGTCTCGGATGAATCGAGTCCCCTGGCGCTCGTCGCCCGGTCGCGCTACCTCAGACTCCTCGCCGCCCTCATCGTGCTTGCGACTCTGGTCTCCACGCTGGTCGACTACCAGTTCAACGTTGCCGCCGAGGACAGCTTCCCGACCCGAGACGCGCTCACTCGGTTCTTCGGAACGTTCTTCGCAGGGATCAACGTCGTGGCTTTCGCACTCCAGCTGCTCGTGGCAGGACGACTGCTCGGGCGGTTCGGGGTCGCCGCCGGTCTCGTTCTGCTACCCGCGGCTCTGCTCGGGAGCTCCTTGTTTCTTTTCGCCATGCCGTCGCTTGTGAGTGCCGCGCTCGTCAAGGCCTCCGATGACGGTCTCAGCAACTCGGTGAATCGGGCAAGTGTGGAGATCTTGTATCTGCCCGTCTCCCTGGCGTTGAAGAATCGGCTCAAGGCGTGGCTCGACATGTTCGTCGAGCGCGTCAGCCGCGGCCTGGGTGGCCTCACCTTGCTGGCCGCGACGACCCTGCTGTCGATGCCGCCAACTCAGATCGGGCTCCTCGTCGCTTTCCTGACCGTTCCCTGGCTCGTTCTCGTCGTGTGGTTGAACCGCGAGTACGTGAACACCTTTCGTGACTCCATCGCGCGACGAGACATCACCGACCTCACGGCGCACCTGACCGACCCCGCGAGTCTGTCCGTTTTCCAACAGGTCCTCGCGGGCGACGATACCCGGGAGATCCTGTACGCTCTCGAGCTTCTCGCCGGAACCGAGGATGAGCTGCTGCTGCGACAGGCGGCGAGCTTGACGGATCATCCGAGCGCGGAAATCCGAAGAGCCGCATTCCGGCTGCTGCGCGGGGCGGCGGCTTCGCCGATCGACCAGCTGGAACGCCGCGTCCTGGACGAAGAGCCACGGGTGGCGGCCGAGGCATTTGCGCTCTTCCTTCGCGTCGATCCCGACGGCGCCAATCGTACGCTCGACTTCGTGATCGAGCGAAACGACGTCGAGAGAATCCGGGCAGTACTCGATTGTCTCGAGCAGTCGGAGACGACCCTTTCCGACCTCGTGCTCGAGCGCATCGTTCGCGACCGCGTGTACGATGAGACGGCCGGGGCGCGAATGCTGGCAGCACAAGCCCTCGGATTCTTGACGACGCCGCCCGACGCGCTCCCGAGCTGGCTGGTGAGATTACTGGGCGACCCGGACATCGAAGTCGCGCGCCGCGCCGCCCGCAGCGCCGGCCGGTTGCGCGTCACCGAGGCTTTCCCTGCACTGGTCGAGCAGCTTCGCCGGCCTCCGCTCCGGGTCGAGGCGCGACGGGCTCTCGCTAGGTACGGGCCCGAGGCTCTCGACGGGCTCTCGGGTTTGCTTCGGGACGACACTCAGGAAATCGATCTTCGCCGGGCCATTCCTCAGGCGGTCGCGGAGATCGACGGGCAGGACGGAGTCGAGGTGCTGTTCGACATCCTCCCTCAGGACGATCAGCGCCTCCATTATCAAGCCATCAAAGGACTTTCCAAGCTTCGATCGCGCAATCCCACCTTGCGCTTCCCCCGTACCGAGGTCGAGCGCCTCGTCGAGCACGAGCGGGCCGCGCTCCTCGATCTCGCGCGCCTCACGGCGTCGATTCGCCGTTACCCGCCCGAAGAGGGCACGAGCCATGCGCTCCTGCTCCTCGTCCTCGACGAGCGCATCGAGTTCACCCGAGAACGGATCTTTCGCCTCCTCGGTCTTCAGTATGCCCAAGGCGAGATCGCGAGCGTCTTCAACCGCCTGGCGCACGCGCGACCGGCGATCCGCTCCGCCGCGCTCGAGTACCTCGCCAATCTGCTGTCGAAGAGCCATCGACGCAGCCTGTTGCCTCTGCTCGAGGCGGAGAGCTCACCTTCGATCTACCGGCACGGCCTCGAGCTCACGGGGGTTCGTGCTCCCGCGTTTGCCGAAGCATTGGGGCGACTCGCGCTCTCCACCGACGACTGGCTCGCGGCATGCGCCATCACTGTGGCGGGTGACAAGGGCCTGGCGGCGAGCCTCCCCGGGCTCGAGGAGCTACGGGAGCACAAGTCGCCTCGGGTTCGCGAGGCGGTGAAGCATGCCGTGAAGCCCGCTTTGGGCTCACGCGGCCCGGGTCGGCCTTGA